A region of Patescibacteria group bacterium DNA encodes the following proteins:
- a CDS encoding O-antigen ligase family protein translates to MTQKLPHDKAVLHPLAWGVLIPLALCLVTPLLVHSSFIFPFISTKTFWFRSWVEVAAACYAILAFKVPGYRPRFTPVMKAIAGYFTVAVIASLFGENLYRSFWGNIERGEGLLTLMHVFVYGFLCAQTLRTKKLWEYFFAGSLIVAILVSLYGIGQRMGVSWVLHSGDTRLSATIGNASFLAGYLLMHTFIALWFALTPRHIVWQITAGIAYVFLWYVTYNTGTRGALIAGIIVTSLMGCVLAFRARTRKRAIRLATIAAVMVVIGITASIFVKRDAPWVQQSPTLRRIASISFSDITTQSRLLTWESSLKGLRDRPLLGYGYENYNIAFNRYFNPLIYRDAGSQVWFDRAHNVIFDIALTSGIVGLLAYFLMFGMALRAAWQCARREELESSVTGVLFASLLIAHLLQNLFVFDILATYIPLMLVFGFLDAVSSRIPYSTQGAIVPSGMPKSGAAPAVATIIVLIFTWYHFNYLPASVNREGLDAMRMRMEGRGAEATDKFKKVIGRDTYQAGEIRLKLAEHALDIRAGTGSVTDEIAANTFNDAIDEVLKNIEVSPKDAQLYLYLMNLYYAGGKYQSDRLGLIERVGKEALALTPTRPQTYYLLGQGAAGRGEYEKAADYFKTAVDLNPAVVESHWNLSVAYRLANRKDDERKEYEILEGMGMGYAQRENLADIDLMRLTQGYASLSEYARLAGVYEVLASRYPTNAEYIAKLAAAYKSAGDYPRARAIAAKMLELKPDMKADVESFLAEIEQAEKGSQ, encoded by the coding sequence ATGACTCAAAAATTGCCACACGATAAGGCCGTGCTTCATCCTCTTGCGTGGGGGGTTCTCATACCGCTTGCGCTGTGTTTGGTGACGCCGCTGTTGGTGCATTCTTCATTTATTTTCCCCTTTATCTCGACGAAGACTTTTTGGTTCCGCAGCTGGGTGGAAGTGGCCGCCGCATGCTACGCGATCCTCGCATTTAAAGTACCCGGTTACCGTCCGCGCTTTACGCCGGTCATGAAAGCGATTGCCGGATATTTTACAGTTGCGGTGATCGCGAGTTTGTTTGGAGAAAATCTCTATCGCAGTTTTTGGGGGAACATCGAACGCGGCGAAGGGCTCCTGACACTGATGCATGTATTTGTGTACGGATTCTTATGTGCGCAGACTTTAAGGACCAAGAAGCTCTGGGAATATTTTTTTGCGGGCAGCCTAATCGTTGCTATCCTTGTGTCGCTCTATGGCATCGGCCAGCGTATGGGCGTGAGTTGGGTATTGCATTCAGGCGACACCAGGCTATCGGCGACTATCGGCAATGCATCGTTCCTTGCCGGGTACCTCCTTATGCATACCTTCATAGCGCTTTGGTTCGCGCTGACCCCCCGTCATATCGTGTGGCAGATCACCGCGGGGATCGCGTATGTGTTTTTGTGGTACGTGACATATAATACCGGCACGCGCGGCGCACTGATTGCAGGAATTATCGTCACCTCTCTTATGGGCTGCGTACTTGCATTCCGCGCGCGAACACGTAAAAGAGCAATACGATTAGCGACTATTGCTGCCGTGATGGTTGTTATCGGCATCACTGCAAGTATTTTTGTAAAGCGCGATGCGCCCTGGGTGCAGCAGAGCCCGACTCTGAGACGCATAGCTTCCATATCCTTTTCAGATATAACCACGCAGTCCCGGTTGCTCACCTGGGAATCTTCGCTGAAAGGCCTGCGCGACCGTCCGCTCTTGGGATACGGCTATGAGAATTATAATATCGCGTTCAACCGTTATTTCAATCCGCTTATTTATCGGGATGCCGGTTCACAGGTGTGGTTTGATAGGGCGCATAATGTCATTTTTGATATTGCGCTTACTTCTGGCATAGTCGGTCTCCTTGCTTACTTTTTAATGTTTGGCATGGCGCTTCGCGCGGCGTGGCAATGCGCGCGGCGTGAAGAACTCGAATCCTCCGTGACAGGCGTGTTATTTGCAAGCCTCCTTATCGCGCACCTTCTCCAGAATCTTTTTGTGTTTGACATTCTCGCTACCTATATCCCTCTCATGTTGGTATTCGGATTTTTAGATGCAGTGAGCAGCAGGATCCCGTACTCAACGCAAGGCGCGATCGTACCCTCTGGCATGCCGAAATCGGGAGCAGCTCCCGCAGTGGCAACGATTATCGTGTTAATATTTACATGGTACCATTTTAACTATTTGCCTGCGTCAGTGAATCGCGAGGGGCTGGATGCGATGCGTATGAGGATGGAAGGAAGGGGCGCAGAAGCGACTGATAAGTTTAAGAAAGTGATCGGGAGAGACACGTATCAGGCAGGCGAGATTCGGTTAAAGCTTGCCGAACACGCGCTCGATATAAGGGCAGGCACGGGTTCAGTGACTGATGAAATTGCGGCAAATACCTTTAACGATGCGATTGATGAAGTTTTGAAAAATATTGAAGTTTCTCCCAAGGATGCACAGCTTTATTTATACCTCATGAATTTATATTATGCGGGGGGCAAGTATCAGTCAGATCGATTAGGCTTAATAGAGCGCGTAGGCAAGGAAGCGCTTGCGCTTACTCCCACAAGGCCGCAAACGTATTACCTCCTCGGTCAAGGCGCAGCGGGGAGGGGAGAGTATGAAAAAGCGGCGGATTATTTTAAAACTGCAGTTGATTTAAACCCTGCAGTGGTTGAATCGCACTGGAACCTGTCGGTGGCATACCGCCTTGCTAACCGGAAAGACGACGAGCGGAAGGAATATGAGATCCTCGAAGGCATGGGAATGGGCTATGCGCAGAGAGAAAACCTTGCCGACATTGATCTTATGCGCCTTACGCAAGGCTATGCATCCCTTAGCGAATATGCGCGCCTTGCAGGCGTATATGAAGTGTTGGCGAGCCGTTATCCCACCAATGCGGAATATATCGCGAAACTGGCTGCCGCATACAAATCAGCAGGGGATTACCCGCGCGCGCGCGCCATTGCGGCCAAAATGCTTGAGCTTAAACCCGACATGAAAGCTGACGTAGAATCATTTCTCGCGGAAATTGAACAGGCGGAAAAGGGCAGCCAATAG